One part of the Solea solea chromosome 1, fSolSol10.1, whole genome shotgun sequence genome encodes these proteins:
- the prtfdc1b gene encoding phosphoribosyltransferase domain-containing protein 1b, with the protein MADVAVLSKRGSDRIVIDDDWPGYSVDLFSHPAHYSGDLDSVIVPHGVIMDRTERLARNIMDDLGDHDIVVLCVLKGGYQFCADLVDKIKALSRNSSRTIPMRVHFIRLKSYMNDQSTEDLHIVGAEDLTFLAGKNVLIVEAIVGTGKTMKTLLKHVEGFRPKMIKVAGLLVKRLPHNTACLPDYIGFEIPNRFVVGYALDYNEYFRDLNHICVISENAKMKYKI; encoded by the exons ATGGCAGACGTTGCCGTCCTATCCAAGAGAGGAAGCGACAGGATCGTG ATCGACGATGACTGGCCGGGCTACAGTGTAGACCTCTTCAGCCATCCAGCTCACTACTCCGGAGATTTAGACAGTGTCATCGTTCCGCATGGCGTTATTATGGACAG GACAGAGCGCCTTGCTCGTAACATCATGGACGACCTGGGAGACCACGACATTGTGGTGCTGTGTGTGCTTAAAGGAGGCTACCAGTTCTGTGCTGACCTGGTGGACAAGATCAAGGCTCTCAGCCGCAACTCCAGTCGGACAATCCCCATGAGGGTCCACTTCATCCGTCTCAAGAGTTACATG AACGACCAATCGACAGAGGATCTACACATAGTTGGAGCGGAGGATTTGACTTTTTTAGCTGGAAAG AACGTACTGATCGTGGAG GCCATTGTAGGCACTGGAAAGACGATGAAAACTCTTCTGAAGCATGTTGAAGGCTTCAGGCCCAAAATGATCAAAGTAGCCGG CTTGCTTGTGAAGAGACTGCCACACAACACAGCATGCCTCCCTGACT ACATCGGCTTTGAGATACCCAATCGTTTTGTGGTTGGCTATGCTTTAGACTACAATGAATATTTCAGAGACCTCAAT CATATCTGCGTGATCAGCGAAAATGCGAAGATGAAATACAAGATTTAA